In Rhodobacter sp. 24-YEA-8, the following are encoded in one genomic region:
- a CDS encoding DMT family transporter, producing the protein MSNLATALPARARPWFLWPAMALMLVVGWSSGFVGIRYANDEADIALLLFWRTLISGLILLPFAILFGPRLSLKAILAQMGFGVMAVFIYLGGFALAIGERVPTGLVALISDLLPLAIAAMSQPLLGERLTPRQWLGTGIALAGVLLVTFDSLSLGTAPLWAYGLTVVSMLVFALASILHRRQPLLRIPVYQSLCIHTLTSSVLFAACAWMSEGSLAPPLTQKFALGMAWLVLIATFATYSVYYTALRMFPAAKVSAAIYLSPPVTMVWAWALFSEPLTMAMFAGLAVTMLGVWLTSR; encoded by the coding sequence ATGTCCAACCTCGCCACTGCTCTGCCGGCCCGCGCCCGGCCCTGGTTTCTCTGGCCTGCCATGGCGCTCATGCTGGTGGTCGGATGGAGCTCCGGCTTCGTCGGCATCCGATACGCGAATGATGAGGCGGATATTGCCCTCCTGCTGTTCTGGCGGACGCTGATTTCGGGCCTGATCCTTTTGCCCTTTGCGATTTTGTTCGGGCCTCGCCTGTCGCTGAAGGCAATTCTGGCGCAGATGGGCTTTGGGGTGATGGCGGTTTTTATTTACCTTGGGGGGTTTGCGCTGGCCATCGGCGAACGTGTCCCGACGGGCCTGGTCGCGCTGATCTCTGATCTGCTTCCGCTTGCCATTGCCGCCATGTCGCAACCTTTGCTGGGTGAACGCCTTACCCCACGCCAATGGCTGGGAACCGGGATCGCCCTGGCCGGGGTCTTGCTTGTGACCTTTGACAGCCTGAGTCTGGGAACTGCCCCCCTCTGGGCCTATGGGCTGACAGTGGTGTCGATGCTGGTCTTTGCCCTTGCCTCTATTCTGCACCGCAGACAGCCCCTGCTGCGCATCCCTGTGTATCAGAGCCTGTGCATTCACACCCTTACCAGTTCTGTCCTGTTCGCAGCCTGCGCCTGGATGAGCGAAGGAAGTCTGGCCCCGCCGCTGACGCAGAAATTCGCACTCGGCATGGCCTGGCTGGTGCTGATCGCGACCTTCGCGACCTACTCGGTCTATTACACGGCGCTCAGGATGTTTCCTGCGGCGAAAGTCAGCGCCGCCATTTATCTGAGCCCCCCCGTCACGATGGTATGGGCATGGGCGCTGTTCTCCGAACCTCTGACCATGGCAATGTTTGCGGGTCTTGCGGTCACGATGCTGGGGGTCTGGCTGACCTCGCGCTAG
- the pnp gene encoding polyribonucleotide nucleotidyltransferase produces MFKISKKSIQWGDETLTLETGKVARQADGSVIATLGETQVMANVTFAKTAKEGQDFFPLTVHYQEKYYAAGKVPGGFFKREARPSEKETLTSRLIDRPCRPLFVEGFKNEVLVMATVLSCDLVNDPDVVAMIAVSAALTISGVPFMGPIGAARVGFTNGQYVLNPAMDDMTQLKNNPDQRLDLVIAGTKDAVMMVESEAYELTEEEMLGAVKFGHAAMQPVIDLIIDLAEEAANEPFDFQAPDYSELYTRVAAAGETQMRAAFAIRDKQERTNAISAAVKAIKASLSEEDLADKNLGSAIKKLESGILRGDIINGGARIDGRDNKTVRPIFCENGILPRAHGSALFTRGETQGLVVTTLGTGEDEQIIDALNGNYRSNFLLHYNFPPYSVGEVGRVGSPGRREIGHGKLAWRALQAVLPAATDFPYTIRVVSEITESNGSSSMASVCGGSLSMMDAGVPLKSPVAGVAMGLILEDDGRWAVLTDILGDEDHLGDMDFKVAGTANGITTMQMDIKVAGITPEIMEQALAQAKDGRLHILGEMNAALSAPQGFSAYAPKIETMSIPTDKIREVIGSGGKVIREIVEVSGAKVDINDDGMIKIASNDANAIKKAYDMIWSIVAEPEDGKIYTGKVVKLVDFGAFVNFFGKRDGLVHVSQIANKRLNHPNEILKEGQEVKVKLLGFDDRGKVRLGMKMVDQETGLEITEKKEEAEG; encoded by the coding sequence ATGTTCAAAATTTCGAAAAAATCTATCCAGTGGGGCGATGAGACGCTGACCCTGGAAACCGGCAAGGTTGCGCGCCAGGCCGATGGTTCGGTCATCGCGACGCTGGGCGAAACCCAGGTTATGGCCAACGTGACCTTCGCCAAGACGGCCAAGGAAGGCCAGGATTTCTTCCCGCTGACCGTTCATTATCAGGAAAAATACTATGCCGCCGGCAAAGTGCCCGGCGGCTTTTTCAAGCGTGAGGCGCGCCCGTCGGAAAAAGAGACGCTGACCTCGCGTCTGATCGACCGTCCCTGCCGCCCGCTCTTCGTCGAAGGCTTCAAGAACGAAGTCCTCGTTATGGCGACCGTGCTGTCGTGTGACCTCGTGAATGACCCCGATGTGGTCGCGATGATCGCCGTTTCGGCCGCGCTGACCATCTCGGGCGTGCCGTTCATGGGCCCGATCGGGGCTGCACGTGTTGGCTTTACCAATGGCCAATATGTTCTGAACCCGGCCATGGACGACATGACCCAGCTGAAGAACAACCCGGACCAGCGTCTGGATCTCGTCATCGCCGGCACCAAAGACGCCGTTATGATGGTGGAATCCGAGGCTTACGAGCTGACCGAAGAAGAAATGCTTGGCGCGGTCAAGTTCGGCCATGCCGCGATGCAGCCGGTGATCGACCTGATCATCGACCTCGCCGAAGAAGCCGCCAATGAGCCCTTCGACTTCCAGGCTCCGGATTATTCCGAGCTTTACACCCGTGTTGCAGCCGCTGGCGAAACCCAGATGCGCGCCGCTTTCGCGATCCGCGACAAGCAGGAGCGCACCAATGCGATCTCGGCTGCGGTGAAAGCGATCAAGGCTTCGCTGTCGGAAGAAGATCTTGCCGACAAGAATCTCGGCTCGGCGATCAAAAAGCTGGAATCGGGCATTCTGCGCGGTGACATCATCAATGGTGGCGCCCGGATCGACGGCCGCGACAACAAAACCGTCCGCCCGATCTTCTGCGAAAACGGCATCCTGCCGCGCGCGCATGGCTCGGCACTGTTCACCCGCGGTGAAACCCAGGGCCTCGTGGTCACCACGCTCGGAACCGGCGAGGACGAGCAGATCATCGACGCGCTGAACGGCAATTACCGTTCGAACTTCCTGCTGCATTACAACTTCCCTCCCTATTCGGTGGGCGAGGTTGGCCGCGTGGGTTCGCCCGGCCGCCGTGAGATCGGCCATGGCAAACTGGCATGGCGCGCGCTGCAGGCGGTTCTGCCGGCCGCAACCGATTTCCCCTACACGATCCGCGTCGTGTCCGAGATCACCGAATCGAACGGCTCTTCGTCGATGGCTTCGGTCTGCGGCGGTTCGCTGTCGATGATGGATGCGGGCGTGCCGCTGAAATCGCCGGTCGCGGGTGTGGCCATGGGTCTGATCCTGGAAGATGATGGCCGCTGGGCCGTTCTGACCGACATCCTCGGCGACGAGGATCACCTCGGCGACATGGATTTCAAGGTTGCAGGCACCGCCAACGGCATCACCACGATGCAGATGGACATCAAGGTCGCAGGCATCACGCCCGAGATCATGGAGCAGGCTCTGGCCCAGGCCAAAGACGGCCGTCTCCATATCCTCGGCGAGATGAATGCCGCACTGTCCGCGCCGCAGGGCTTCTCGGCTTACGCTCCGAAGATCGAAACCATGTCGATCCCGACCGATAAGATCCGCGAAGTAATCGGCTCGGGCGGCAAGGTGATCCGCGAGATCGTCGAAGTGTCGGGCGCCAAGGTCGACATCAATGATGATGGCATGATCAAGATCGCCTCGAACGACGCCAATGCCATCAAGAAGGCCTATGACATGATCTGGTCGATCGTGGCAGAGCCGGAAGACGGCAAGATCTACACCGGCAAGGTCGTCAAACTGGTCGATTTCGGCGCGTTTGTGAACTTCTTCGGCAAGCGGGACGGTCTGGTCCACGTGTCGCAGATCGCGAACAAGCGTCTGAACCACCCGAATGAGATCCTGAAAGAAGGTCAGGAAGTTAAGGTGAAACTCCTTGGCTTTGATGATCGCGGCAAGGTCCGCCTCGGCATGAAGATGGTTGACCAGGAAACCGGTCTGGAAATCACCGAGAAGAAAGAAGAAGCCGAGGGCTGA
- the mnhG gene encoding monovalent cation/H(+) antiporter subunit G produces the protein MTEVITGVLALAAGVFAVIAALGVLRFPDVLTRMHAASKVGAFAGSLALLAAAIGFGTTGAAVKALVAILFLFVTAPIAAHLIGRASAWRSGGLPRGRR, from the coding sequence ATGACTGAGGTGATCACAGGGGTTCTGGCGCTTGCGGCAGGAGTGTTTGCGGTGATTGCGGCGCTTGGCGTCCTGCGCTTTCCCGATGTGCTGACGCGCATGCATGCGGCGTCAAAGGTCGGAGCCTTTGCCGGAAGCCTCGCGCTTCTGGCGGCGGCGATTGGTTTTGGCACCACCGGGGCGGCGGTGAAGGCGCTGGTGGCGATCCTGTTTCTTTTTGTCACCGCCCCCATCGCCGCACACCTGATCGGCCGCGCCAGCGCCTGGCGCAGCGGGGGGCTGCCGCGCGGGCGGCGCTGA
- a CDS encoding monovalent cation/H+ antiporter complex subunit F gives MFLDLCLTGAMALMALAVLLGLLRLWKGPTLGDRVVALDMMSAAVIGFCALFALKAGIGAYLDIAVAVALVSFVPVVALARYAERLARREGTDD, from the coding sequence GTGTTTCTGGACCTGTGTCTGACCGGGGCCATGGCGCTGATGGCGCTGGCGGTGTTGCTGGGGCTGCTGCGGCTGTGGAAAGGGCCGACGCTCGGCGACCGGGTGGTGGCGCTTGATATGATGTCGGCGGCGGTCATCGGCTTTTGCGCGCTGTTTGCGCTGAAGGCCGGGATCGGGGCCTATCTCGACATCGCGGTGGCGGTGGCGCTGGTGAGTTTCGTGCCGGTGGTCGCACTGGCACGCTATGCCGAGCGGCTGGCGCGGCGGGAGGGGACCGATGACTGA
- a CDS encoding Na+/H+ antiporter subunit E: MSLAAHIFPRIVAGVSLVPWFLKELVKSCLQVALDCIRPRLTLSPAIIRLPLRPDITDAEIFLLSGLITLTPGTLTLDVAGDRSCLMIHCLHGSDPEALVQELQDGMARRVRGVFR, from the coding sequence ATGAGCCTTGCCGCCCATATTTTTCCCCGCATCGTCGCCGGTGTCAGCCTCGTGCCCTGGTTTCTGAAAGAGCTGGTGAAATCCTGTCTCCAGGTCGCGCTCGACTGCATCCGGCCGCGCCTGACGCTGTCTCCGGCGATCATCCGCTTGCCGCTGCGCCCCGACATCACGGATGCCGAGATCTTTCTTCTGTCGGGCCTGATCACCCTGACACCGGGCACACTGACACTGGATGTGGCCGGAGATCGCAGTTGCCTCATGATCCATTGCCTGCATGGCAGCGATCCTGAGGCCCTGGTTCAGGAATTGCAGGATGGTATGGCGCGCCGCGTCAGGGGGGTGTTCAGATGA
- a CDS encoding Na+/H+ antiporter subunit D → MSWILAAPILTPFIGAAACLFLRNRKGSGWISVLTALVSLGLAVRLLVTVIDHGVIAGQVSAWPAPFGITLVADHLSAAMVLITAIIGLATALWAMAEIGPTSARLGWFTLFQTLLGGVTGAFLTGDLFNLYVWFEVLLISSFGLLAIGGSRSATDGAVKYVTLNLIATALFLCAAGLTYGATGTLNMADLHGRVAAHPDQGLMTVIAMLFMLAFGMKAAVFPLFFWLPASYHTPHYAVSALFAGLLTKVGVYALIRVFTLIFTGDQGWTHEILLWCACLTMVTGVLGAAAQSDFRKILSFHIVSQIGYMVLGLALMTPLALVGAVFYLLHHIIVKANLFLVAGVSRRLTGASDLAQIGGLYRSAPVLAVLFLIPAFSLAGFPPLSGFWAKYLLVRAALEEGALLVAGIALMVGLLTIYSMTKIWAGAFWKPHPGGCEPRLAQLSPRARVLMLTPMAVLAAMTVLIGMMPQPFVTFATTAGQQLLEPDAYIRTVLGARP, encoded by the coding sequence ATGAGCTGGATCCTCGCCGCCCCGATCCTGACCCCGTTTATCGGGGCCGCCGCCTGCCTGTTCCTGCGCAATCGAAAAGGCTCGGGCTGGATTTCTGTCCTGACGGCGCTGGTCTCGCTGGGGCTCGCGGTCCGGCTTCTGGTCACGGTGATCGACCATGGCGTGATCGCCGGTCAGGTGAGCGCCTGGCCCGCGCCTTTCGGGATCACGCTGGTGGCCGATCATCTCTCGGCCGCGATGGTGCTGATCACGGCGATCATCGGGCTGGCGACCGCCCTCTGGGCCATGGCGGAAATCGGCCCGACCTCGGCGCGGCTCGGCTGGTTCACCTTGTTCCAGACATTGCTGGGCGGCGTGACCGGCGCGTTTCTGACGGGCGATCTTTTCAACCTCTATGTCTGGTTCGAGGTGCTGCTGATCTCGTCCTTTGGCCTGCTGGCAATCGGAGGCAGCCGCAGCGCGACGGATGGTGCAGTGAAATATGTCACGCTGAACCTGATTGCGACGGCGCTGTTTCTCTGCGCCGCCGGGCTGACCTATGGCGCGACCGGCACGCTGAACATGGCCGATCTGCATGGCAGGGTGGCGGCGCACCCCGATCAGGGGCTGATGACGGTGATCGCCATGCTGTTCATGCTGGCCTTCGGGATGAAAGCGGCAGTCTTCCCGTTGTTTTTCTGGCTGCCAGCCTCGTATCACACGCCACATTATGCGGTATCCGCCCTTTTTGCCGGGCTTCTGACCAAAGTTGGCGTCTATGCGCTGATCCGGGTGTTCACGCTGATTTTCACCGGAGATCAGGGCTGGACGCATGAAATCCTTCTGTGGTGTGCCTGTCTGACCATGGTGACAGGCGTGCTTGGTGCGGCGGCGCAGAGCGATTTCCGCAAGATCCTGTCGTTCCACATCGTCAGCCAGATTGGCTATATGGTGCTGGGCCTTGCGCTGATGACGCCGCTCGCGCTGGTGGGGGCGGTGTTTTACCTGCTGCACCATATTATCGTGAAGGCGAACCTCTTTCTTGTGGCCGGGGTCTCACGCCGCCTGACCGGCGCGTCTGATCTGGCGCAGATCGGCGGGCTTTACCGCTCGGCGCCCGTCCTCGCGGTCCTGTTCCTGATCCCGGCCTTTTCGCTTGCGGGCTTTCCGCCGCTTTCGGGGTTCTGGGCGAAATATCTGCTGGTGCGGGCCGCGCTGGAGGAAGGGGCCCTGCTGGTTGCAGGGATCGCGCTTATGGTGGGTCTTCTGACCATCTACTCGATGACCAAGATCTGGGCCGGTGCCTTCTGGAAGCCGCATCCGGGCGGCTGTGAGCCCAGGCTGGCGCAACTTTCCCCGCGCGCGCGGGTGCTGATGCTGACGCCGATGGCGGTGCTGGCGGCAATGACGGTGCTGATCGGGATGATGCCACAGCCCTTCGTGACCTTTGCCACCACCGCCGGCCAGCAACTCCTTGAGCCTGACGCCTATATCCGGACCGTGCTGGGAGCGCGCCCATGA
- a CDS encoding Na+/H+ antiporter subunit C — protein METILAILAGALVTAGLWLMLSGNLLRFLFGLMLLSNAVNLAIFAAGRLTEGRPPLLESGGARPVGEMANALPQALLLTAIVIGFGLFAFALALTIRAYRSFGHLEVDRMRLAEPEAPRGEA, from the coding sequence ATGGAAACCATTCTCGCGATACTGGCCGGAGCGCTGGTTACTGCCGGGCTCTGGCTGATGCTTTCAGGCAATCTGCTGCGCTTTTTGTTCGGGCTGATGCTGCTTTCGAATGCGGTCAATCTGGCGATTTTCGCCGCCGGTCGCCTGACCGAAGGCCGACCGCCCCTGCTGGAATCCGGCGGCGCGCGGCCTGTCGGCGAGATGGCCAATGCGCTGCCACAGGCGCTGTTGCTGACCGCCATCGTGATTGGCTTCGGTCTCTTCGCTTTTGCATTGGCGCTGACGATCCGCGCGTATCGCAGCTTTGGCCATCTTGAGGTTGACCGCATGCGTCTTGCTGAACCGGAAGCGCCGCGGGGGGAAGCATGA
- a CDS encoding MnhB domain-containing protein, protein MRSPILATGARLLLPLFLGFALYILLRGHNAPGGGFIAGLIAALGFAIVIFADGPEAARRMLWIDPRNLGGIGLVCALIAGLAAALSGGAPFQGIWLDLPVLPLSTVLLFDIGVFLAVIGGVLALIFALEDSGKEGG, encoded by the coding sequence ATGAGATCCCCGATCCTCGCCACCGGGGCGCGGCTTTTACTGCCGCTTTTCCTGGGGTTTGCGCTTTATATCCTCCTGCGCGGTCATAATGCGCCGGGGGGCGGCTTTATCGCCGGGCTGATCGCGGCGCTTGGCTTTGCGATTGTGATCTTCGCCGACGGGCCGGAGGCCGCGCGCCGGATGCTGTGGATCGATCCGCGCAATCTGGGCGGCATCGGGCTGGTTTGCGCCCTGATCGCGGGGCTCGCGGCCGCGTTGAGCGGGGGAGCACCATTCCAGGGGATCTGGCTCGATCTGCCGGTCCTGCCCCTGTCCACAGTGCTCCTTTTTGACATCGGCGTATTCCTGGCCGTGATCGGCGGCGTCCTCGCGCTGATCTTCGCGCTGGAAGACAGTGGAAAAGAGGGCGGCTGA
- the mbhE gene encoding hydrogen gas-evolving membrane-bound hydrogenase subunit E, producing the protein MAQDESGFSLSRAAGYLAAAVAFALFAALIARAGAVIATGAVLFDMAWVPSLGIGLSFMLDPLALIFAALITGIGGLIFVYATGYMGDHPQFGRFVLFLFLFMLSMLGLVLARDLITLFVFWELTSLTSYLLIGFSHDDPKARRNALQAMLVTASGGLALLAGFILIGFAGGSYDLAEILQGGGLQQSPLYGAILTLVLMGAFTKSAQIPFHFWLPNAMAAPTPVSAYLHSATMVKAGVYLLARLHPVLSGTGAWEITLTLAGGATALFASVMAIRQRDLKLALAWTTLMALGVLVLFLAQGTGVALTAALTFLIVHALYKAALFMVVGAVDHGTGSRDVTALRGLRRAMPLTAVSALLAAVSMAGLPPFLGWIGKELLYAGVTPWLVLPLLASNALIFAVAGVVVLRPFWGAAPGPLPRVPHEAGWQMLAGPVVLGGAGLVFGLMPGLLQPLLDAAVMGFGAAPAAELHLWAGVNLPLALSLATFGLGGVLFLAAPRFLARGTGLSFADRCWDRLLVGFASFAACLTRLIQSGRLSRYLTLSFLTLGLVLGATLAAKRPALAVDFTAPLPLWVIAGFMLGGAALALTPHSRIANIAGIGTVGIGVALIFLIFGAPDVAVTQLMVESLSAVLFGIALLRLPGITERRSPRRRALHWGIAGLVGLSVTLILLAITAHPPDRQLADYFEENSYSLAHGLNIVNVILVDFRAFDTFGELTVVLLAGIGAWALLRRRIGRARG; encoded by the coding sequence ATGGCGCAAGACGAAAGCGGTTTCTCCCTGTCGCGCGCGGCGGGCTATCTGGCCGCAGCTGTCGCTTTCGCGCTGTTTGCGGCGCTCATTGCCCGGGCAGGAGCGGTCATCGCCACCGGCGCGGTCCTGTTCGATATGGCCTGGGTGCCCTCGCTCGGGATCGGTCTGTCTTTCATGCTGGATCCTCTGGCGCTGATCTTTGCCGCGCTGATCACCGGGATCGGCGGGCTGATCTTTGTCTATGCCACCGGCTATATGGGCGATCACCCGCAATTCGGGCGCTTTGTGCTCTTCCTGTTTCTCTTCATGCTTTCGATGCTGGGGCTGGTGCTGGCGCGCGACCTGATCACGCTTTTTGTGTTCTGGGAGCTGACCTCGCTCACCTCTTACCTGCTGATCGGCTTCAGCCATGACGATCCGAAGGCGCGCCGCAATGCGCTCCAGGCGATGCTGGTCACGGCAAGTGGCGGGCTGGCGCTGCTGGCCGGCTTCATCCTGATCGGTTTTGCGGGCGGCAGCTATGATCTTGCTGAGATCCTGCAAGGCGGGGGATTGCAGCAGAGCCCGCTTTACGGCGCGATCCTGACGCTGGTGCTCATGGGGGCCTTTACCAAATCGGCGCAGATCCCGTTCCATTTCTGGCTGCCCAATGCGATGGCGGCACCGACCCCGGTTTCGGCCTACCTCCATTCCGCGACCATGGTGAAGGCGGGGGTCTATTTGCTGGCGCGGCTGCATCCGGTGCTTTCGGGCACTGGCGCATGGGAGATCACGCTGACCCTGGCCGGCGGGGCGACGGCGCTTTTTGCTTCGGTCATGGCGATTCGTCAGCGTGATCTGAAACTGGCGCTGGCCTGGACGACGCTGATGGCACTGGGCGTGCTGGTGCTGTTTCTGGCGCAGGGCACGGGCGTGGCCCTGACGGCGGCGCTGACCTTCCTGATCGTGCATGCGCTTTACAAGGCGGCGCTGTTCATGGTGGTGGGCGCGGTGGATCACGGCACCGGCAGCCGCGATGTGACTGCCTTGCGCGGCTTGCGGCGGGCAATGCCGCTGACCGCGGTTTCGGCGCTTCTGGCTGCGGTTTCGATGGCGGGCCTGCCGCCCTTCCTTGGCTGGATCGGGAAAGAGCTGCTTTATGCCGGCGTCACGCCCTGGCTCGTTCTGCCGCTGCTGGCCTCGAACGCGCTGATCTTTGCGGTGGCGGGCGTGGTGGTGCTGCGACCTTTCTGGGGGGCGGCGCCCGGGCCCTTGCCGCGAGTACCGCATGAGGCAGGCTGGCAAATGCTGGCCGGGCCGGTCGTGCTTGGGGGGGCAGGTCTCGTCTTCGGGCTGATGCCGGGCCTCTTGCAGCCGCTGCTGGATGCGGCGGTCATGGGATTTGGCGCGGCCCCGGCGGCGGAACTGCATCTCTGGGCCGGGGTCAATCTGCCGCTGGCGCTCAGCCTTGCGACGTTCGGGCTGGGGGGGGTGCTGTTCCTGGCCGCGCCGCGTTTTCTGGCGCGCGGGACCGGGCTTTCCTTTGCTGATCGCTGCTGGGACCGGTTGCTTGTGGGCTTTGCCAGTTTCGCAGCCTGCCTGACCCGACTGATCCAGTCCGGCAGGCTGAGCCGCTACCTCACGCTGAGCTTTCTGACGCTTGGCCTCGTGCTTGGGGCCACGCTGGCCGCAAAGCGCCCGGCTCTGGCGGTGGATTTCACCGCGCCGCTGCCGCTTTGGGTGATCGCGGGTTTCATGCTTGGCGGGGCGGCGCTTGCGCTGACGCCGCATTCGCGTATCGCCAATATCGCCGGGATCGGCACGGTCGGGATCGGGGTCGCGCTGATCTTCCTGATCTTCGGCGCGCCGGATGTGGCGGTGACGCAGCTCATGGTTGAGAGCCTCTCTGCCGTCTTGTTCGGCATCGCATTGTTGCGCCTGCCCGGGATAACCGAGCGCCGCAGCCCCCGCCGCCGCGCGCTGCATTGGGGGATCGCGGGCCTTGTGGGCCTTTCGGTCACGCTGATTCTGCTGGCGATCACTGCGCATCCGCCGGACCGGCAGCTTGCCGATTACTTCGAGGAAAACAGCTACAGCCTCGCGCATGGTCTGAACATCGTGAATGTGATTCTCGTGGATTTCCGGGCCTTTGACACCTTTGGCGAGCTCACCGTGGTTCTTCTGGCCGGTATCGGCGCCTGGGCGCTTCTGAGGCGCCGCATCGGGAGGGCACGCGGATGA
- the rpsO gene encoding 30S ribosomal protein S15: protein MSITVEEKARLIKEYATKAGDTGSPEVQVAILSSRIATLTEHFKSHKKDNHSRRGLLMLVAQRRKLLDYLKAKDEARYGSLIARLGLRR, encoded by the coding sequence ATGTCGATCACCGTTGAAGAAAAAGCCCGTCTGATCAAGGAATACGCGACCAAAGCCGGTGATACCGGTTCGCCCGAAGTACAGGTTGCTATCCTGTCCTCGCGCATCGCGACCCTGACCGAGCACTTCAAATCGCATAAGAAAGACAACCACTCGCGTCGTGGTCTGCTTATGCTGGTCGCGCAGCGCCGCAAGCTGCTGGACTATCTGAAAGCCAAAGACGAAGCCCGTTACGGCTCGCTGATCGCACGTCTCGGCCTGCGTCGCTGA
- a CDS encoding calcium-binding protein: MLGLLGLLGAVFAGALIEGISARSTDEEDESENQDSQGDPQTGHGNLLDDADDATQIDPFHGLNPFRTGGTHGGGWTGGIPAPEGGSATDAPTGTGSDETGTGFEDGLIPEDGRPVADPPIADPLPDNADDTGDDTGPDGSGTGSGPVSPPPVPVTGTSGDDLLDGSDSDDLILGNDGNDQINARDGDDTVYGGNGNDIVNAGAGNDLVLGGAGNDELHGDAGDDTLDGGDGDDQLMGHEGDDLLQGGAGNDTLLGGQGNDSLYGEEGDDWLWGGEGDDQMVGGAGSDTLDGGAGNDTLWGAFPEGDDGEVDFLNGGNGDDVIHLGVGDYGHGGAGSDSFVLTQWLGEGGFATITDYDPQDDEIVLVYDPAAHVSPAVSVTQSATGGSSLISIDGFVVAEVNGQVDPSEIRLLAA; encoded by the coding sequence ATGCTCGGCCTTTTGGGATTATTGGGGGCGGTGTTCGCCGGTGCTTTGATCGAGGGCATTTCTGCCCGCAGCACAGACGAAGAGGATGAGTCCGAAAACCAGGACAGCCAGGGCGACCCTCAGACCGGTCACGGCAATCTTCTCGATGATGCGGATGACGCCACCCAGATCGACCCCTTCCACGGCCTGAACCCTTTCCGAACGGGCGGCACCCATGGCGGCGGCTGGACAGGAGGCATCCCTGCACCGGAGGGCGGCAGCGCAACGGACGCCCCCACGGGTACCGGTTCCGATGAAACCGGCACCGGCTTTGAAGATGGCCTTATACCAGAGGATGGCCGCCCTGTCGCCGATCCCCCGATCGCGGACCCCTTGCCGGACAATGCTGACGACACCGGCGATGACACGGGCCCGGACGGTTCCGGCACCGGGTCAGGCCCGGTCTCGCCGCCGCCTGTGCCGGTCACCGGCACCTCCGGAGACGACCTGCTGGACGGCAGCGACAGTGATGACCTGATATTGGGCAATGATGGCAATGATCAGATCAATGCCCGCGATGGCGATGACACGGTCTATGGCGGCAATGGCAATGACATCGTCAATGCCGGGGCCGGCAATGATCTTGTCCTTGGCGGCGCCGGAAACGACGAGCTGCATGGTGATGCGGGCGATGACACGCTGGACGGCGGCGATGGCGATGACCAGCTGATGGGGCATGAAGGCGACGACCTGCTTCAGGGCGGCGCCGGCAATGACACGCTGCTGGGCGGTCAGGGCAATGACAGCCTTTATGGCGAGGAGGGGGATGACTGGCTCTGGGGCGGTGAGGGCGACGATCAGATGGTCGGCGGGGCGGGCTCGGATACGCTGGATGGCGGCGCCGGAAATGATACGCTCTGGGGCGCCTTCCCCGAGGGTGACGATGGCGAAGTCGACTTCCTCAATGGTGGTAACGGCGATGATGTGATCCATCTTGGCGTGGGTGATTATGGCCATGGGGGCGCGGGCTCTGACAGCTTCGTCCTGACGCAATGGCTGGGTGAAGGCGGCTTCGCGACCATCACCGATTACGACCCGCAAGATGATGAGATCGTGCTGGTCTATGATCCGGCCGCCCATGTCTCGCCCGCAGTCTCGGTGACGCAGAGCGCGACCGGTGGTTCATCCCTGATCAGCATCGACGGCTTTGTCGTGGCCGAGGTGAATGGCCAGGTCGACCCGTCCGAAATCAGGCTGCTCGCTGCCTGA